The stretch of DNA GGCCATAGTCGGCTGAGGCCCCTCCCGCGCAGCCTGACGCTTTGCGGCAGGGCTGCAGACGAGCAGTGGGGTACGACGCCGTCTCAAAGCGCCTTCCGTATCCCTTAATCGCTATAAACGCTGGCAAGCTTGAGTTGTGGCCCTCAACATCAGATCATCAAGCAATCTCCAGCCGAGCGAGGTCCGTCATGACGGGTGGCCCAACCTGGTACTCTTGGTTCAGTTTCCCATTCTTCGCCCCGTTGAGCGGCGCCGTGAGTCAAGACATCTCGGCGAGTCCCTACCAGGGCGTTCCCGAGATCGAGATCGCGATCATCAAGGAGGTCGGAAGCTTCGGCCAGCAGCTCGGGATCATCTCGGAGGCGGTCAAAGAACTAGCCGATAAGATGGGCGCGATGCCGCCGGATAGGGAACCCCGTGCGCTGACAGTGTCGGCCGGTGAGATCGAGGAGAAGACGCCTTTGGAGAAGCTCGGTGAGTTGATCCAACAGGTCGACAAGGTGAAAGCGGCGTACAAAGAGGCAGTCGAACGAGATGCTGAGCGGGCGGTCGCTAGGCTGCACCGAGTCAATCCCAGGGCATCGGCGAGGCTTGCTGACCGGCTCCGCTGAGGTCGCGGTTAGGACCATACGCAGAGTGAGCAGCAGGGAGCTTTCGGACCGCGGCTCGCAATACGTCAGTATCCGCAACACCGAGCGTCTGGTAGAGGGGGCATTGACGCCTCGGTGGGCCGCGTCGGAGACTCGTACGACAATGTGTTGGCCGAAACTGTGATTGGCCTGTTCAAACCGAGATTATCTACCAGCGCGGCCCCTGGCGCACCTCCGAGGCCCAGGTTCGCGAGCCTGGAATGGATCGATTTGTTAAGTCATTGGCGACTTCTTCATCGGTGACTTCGCTCTCGCGGAGTCTGAAGCGCGCTACTGTGCCTAGGCCGAGGGGCCCGCCTTTTCCGCCTGACCAAAACCAAACAGCGTGCAAAAATCCGGCGCGGTTCACCGAATGCGTTGGCGATGGTGGTGGAACGGTCGTCCGAGTGCCGGAAGGGGCAGGGGCCTGGCGCGAAACCTCGGCGACCTCGCGCGGATTAACGAGACGTTCGAACATTCGACGTACTCCAGCGCCTCATTCAACCGGTTGTCGTCGGCGGCGCGGGCCTTGTGACGGCGCTAGAGCGCTCGACCGATGCGCTCTCCGACAATTTCTCGAAGGGTGCCGGGGGAGGGGAGGTGCATAATACCGAAAAGCACCCTCCCCTTCGCAGCAAAACGCGGAGTATCCAGGTAGATTAATTTACGTCACATGGTATTTTGAAGCTATATTTCGTCGTATAGTTCCATAATGTTTGTTATGCGAATTACAGTATCGTAGATAACAAAATTCGTATAATCTGCGAGAGTCATTCCCGCGGCAAGGGGCTCGGCCGATCTCCGATAATTTAGTTCGCCTCCCCTCCCCTACGCGCGATCCGGCACTGCTACGGGCGCCGAGTCAGCTACAGTCTGCCATGCCGGAAACCGTTTGATCCATTCGGCCCACAAAACGTAAACCCTAGACCGTAACCGCATATGCTGTTCAAGCGTATAAATCGCGTGCCGAATTTTGCTCGGAGCGTACAAAATGCCCAGGATGGATTTTTGATGTCGAACCGGCGAAGGGCGCGAAGATCCGCTCCGATCGGAGGCCGGCTTCGCCGAGGCAGCCGCCATCTTCGGCGGCCGTGTTGAAGAGTATCAGAATACCAGGGTCGACGAGAACCTCCGCGCCTAGGGCGTCTCTGCAACGGGTTCACAGCGCGCACGGGCCGGCCTGCGGAGGATCACTGCCAAATGCTCAACGGCATGCTCTGGATCCTGCGTAGGATCGTGCGTACCGGTGCGCCCTGGGAGGATCTGCCGGCCCGCTACGGGGCGGCCGGAACCGTGTCGAGCCGGTTCTACCGCCGGCGCGAGGCCGGCGTGTCCGACCGGGTGCTGCAGCGCCCGCAGGCGCAGGCGGACGCCCGCGGCGCCGTGGACTGGGATCCGCGCTGCGTGGACGCACGGTGGTGCGCCCACCAGTACGCCGCCGGGGCACGCCGGTCCAGCGCCATCGGGAGGTGACGGCACGGTCGAGGTCGTCGACGAGGCGCTCGCGCGCAGTCAGGGCGGCTTCTCCACCGAGAAGCGGGCTGCCAACGACCTCGACATGGTCACCCTCGCCATGATCATGCTTCGGCTCACATGAGTTTGCGGAGACGCCCCAGTATCCTGTGGCCGTGAGGACCCGGGCGCGTCCGCGGATCGACGGCTTGCTGGCGATGCCGTTGGCTGGATGCAGAGTCGGTCCGGTCAGCGGCCGCTCTGCCACCCTGCGCTCAACCAACGTCTGATAACCCTTTCTTATCAGACGTAGCGTTACGCTCAGGTTCGATTGAGGGAGAGAGCCATGACGCTGCCCGCTACGCTTGCTGCCCGCGCCCGCGCGTTTGCCGACGAGGCGCTCTCGGAAAATTCCCGCCGGGCCTACCGCGCCGACTGGCAGCACTACGCGGATTGGTGCCGCACCCACGATCTCGAGCCCCTGCCCGCGGGACCCGAGCAGGTGGCGAGCTATCTCACCTCGATGGCCGAGACTCACAAGCGCGCCACGATCGAGCGCCGGCTCGTCACGATTGGTCAGGCGCACAAGCTCCAAGGGTTGCCGTGGATCCCGGCCCATCCGGCCGTGCGGGCAGCCCTGCGCGGAATGTTCCGGCGCTACGGTCGGCCGAAGAAGCAGGCCGCCGCGCTCGGCGTGCCCGAGACCCTCCAGATCGTCGCCGCCTGTGAAGGCACGGTTGCGGCTCTTCGTGATCGCGCGCTGTTCCTGATGAGCTTCGCCGGAGCGTTCCGGCGCTCCGAGATCGCGCGGATCCGCTTCGAGGACGTCGCCTTCCGCGAAGGTGCGGTCGACGTGTTCCTGCCCCAGTCGAAAGGCGATCAGGAGGGCGAGGGCACGATCGTGACCGTCCTGGCCGGCGAGAACGTCGCGACGTGTCCCGTCGCGGCGCTTCGGCGTTGGCTAAAGGCGGCGCCCACCGAGAACCATATCTTCCGCGCTGTCCGAGCCGACGGAACCGTGATGGAAGCGGGTCTTCATCCGGATTCGATCGGACGTATCGTTCAGAAACGCGCCGCCGAGGCCGGCCTCGTTGCTGGGCCCCGCGAGCGCATCTCAGCACACGGGTTCCGCGCGGGCTTCATCACCGAGGCTTACAGACGCGGATCACGGGACGAGGAGATCATGAGCCATTCGCGGCATCGGGATCTCAAGACGATGCGTGGATACGTTCGCAGAGCCAAGCTTTCCGACGCTCATCCCGGTCGCAACCTAGGCCTCTGAAGGGGACCCGCCGGCGCTGCGACGTTACAGCCGCTGGTCCGATCGATCGAAGTCCATCTCGACCGTTTGGAGCCGTTGCCGACGCTTCTGAAATCCTACCCGGGTCGGCCGGTCCGCGAATTCGACATGCACCAGGGGCAGATCCTCCGCATCCCGAGCTCAATCTGCCGCTGTCGATCCTGACTGGGCGCTCGGAAGGTCCGCTGAGTGGCGGTCTGATTCGCGCCAACGACCGGAGCTGGCCGAAAGCCGCCGGTCTGCTCCTGAGCAGAACTGCCAAAAAAGCGGACGATCTCCTACCGACCCTTGTAAGACGTATGGCCGCCAACCTCAGCTTCTCAAAAGCGGACATACCGTTGATGCCGAAGTGCTTGCGTCAACGCGCCAGCTCTGCCAAGTTTGCCAGTGGCAGGTGCCGCCAGCCGCTCGCGTCCATCTGGATTTGGTGAAGGCACCGAGTTTCGATCTCACCCGGCCAGTCCGCCCGGCGACAGATCGGCAATGCGAGCCCCGATGGTCTGTTGCCGGCGCAAGGGACTATCATGCCGACAATCGACGACGCGAAGGCGATGGCCAAGCGGCTTCGAGCAGCACTAGCTGTCAACGCGATCGACATATCCCATGCGGTGAGCCTTGAGCTCATCGCGGCGGAACTCGGTCATCGCAATTGGAATACAGCCGCGGCCACACTTAAGGCTGACCAATCAGGCCAAATTTTGTTCCAACAGGCGATCCCAATCCTGCGCATCTTTGATGTGACAAAAGCGCGGGAGTTTTACTGTGAATTTCTGGGATTTACGGTAACAATGGAGCACCGTTTCGAGCCTGATCTGCCTTTGTATATGGCGGTCGTGCGAGCAGGACTGGAACTTCACCTAAGTGAACATCATGGCGATGCCAGTCCGGGATCGACAGCCTATGTCTGGATGACGGGCATACACGCCTTCCATGAGGAACTAATCGCCAAGAAATACGGCTATGGTCGCCCTGGCATTGAGCAGTTACCTTGGGGTGATCAGATCCAGATGTCCGATCCCTTTGGAAATCGGCTGAGATTTTGCCAGAAACATAAATAGGCAACCAGGAGACGGCGGCTTTCGGCATCCCCTTGTCCGAAAGCTGCCGGACCCTTTTCCACCCGACGCAGTCATTCAAAGGCAAACGCCTGCGTGACGGGGTCTGGCCGTGAGCCGCCGGTCCGCTTCGGAGCCGAACTGTCAGGAAAGCGGACCCGTTCTCGCCAACGCAGGCCGGGCCACGTGCTCCTCAGGCTGAAGCTCCTCCGCGGTGGGCATGATTGGAATTCCGAGCAACTAATTGCTGTCCGATCGATCGCGCCTCGGCTTCTCTGACGACGTCATCAGAGGAGGAGCGCATGGCAGACCAGACGACCGGGCTTCCCAACCCGCCTCCGTTCGATCCGGAGGCGATCCCTGAGGCCGCCACGCTGTCACGCGGCGGGCTCTCCCTGCGCCTCGAATGGCGTGACGGCCTCGCCGCGACGCTGCCTGCCGAGCGCCTGCGGCTGCGCTGCCGCTGCGCGTGGTGCACGCGCGACCGCGTCGAGAACCGCTTTCCCGAAGCCTGCAGCGGCATCGCCGTCACGACGGTCGAGCCGATGGGCGGCTACGCCGTGCACATCGCCTTCAGCGATGGCCATGCCCGCGGGATCTTTCCCTGGTCCTACCTGCGCGCCCTCGCCGTCGAGGGGCCCTCCGTCGCGCGCGACGCTCCCGAGTGCCGAGCCGCCTGACCCCCGATCCGATCGCTCCGCGACCCCGCGAGCGCCGCCATTCCGTTGACGCGAGACCCTGCCATGAGCGCCTTCGAATCCGCGACGAAGACCGAGATCATCGAGACCGACATCCTGGTGATCGGCGGCGGCACCGGCGGCCCGATGGCCGCCATCAAGGCCAAGGAGGCTGACCCGACGCTCCGCGTCGTCCTGATGGAGAAAGCGAACGTCAAGCGCTCGGGCGCGATCAGCATGGGCATGGACGGGCTGAACAACGCCGTGGTTCCGGGCTACGCGACGCCCGAGCAATACGTGAAGGAGATCACCGTCGCCAACGACGGCATCGTCAATCAGAAGGCGGTGATGGCCTACGCGCAGGGCTCCTTCCCGATGATCCAGTACCTCGACAAGCTCGGGGTCAAGTTCGAGAAGGACGGTTCGGGCGAGTACAACATGCGCAAGGTCCACCACATGGGGACCTACGTGCTGCCGATGCCCGAAGGCCACAACGTCAAGAAGGTCCTCTACCGACAGCTGCGTCGCCTGCAGGTCGGCGTCACCAACCGGTACATGGCGACCCGTCTCCTGAAGGGCGCTGACGGGCGCATCGCCGGGGCGATCGGCGTCAACACCCGCACCTCCGAGTTCCTCGTGGTGAAGGCCAAGGCGGTGATCCTCGCCTGCGGGGCCGCCGGGCGACTGGGGCTTCCCGCCTCAGGCTACCTGTTCGGCACTTACGAGAACGCGGCCAATTGCGGCGACGGCTACGCGATGGCCTACCACGCGGGGGCGCAGCTCGCGAACCTCGAATGCTACCAGATCAACCCGCTGATCAAGGACTACAACGGGCCGTCCTGCGCCTACGTCACCGGCCCCTTCGGCGGCTACACGGCCAACAATCGCGGCGAGCGCTTCATCGAGTGCGATTACTGGTCCGGACAGATGATGCTGGAGTTCTGGCGCGAGTTGCAGGGTGGCAACGGCCCGGTCTTCCTCAAGATGGACCACCTGCGCGAGGAGACGATCTCCGAGATCGAGACCATCCTGCACTCGAACGAGCGGCCCTCGCGCGGGCGCTTCCACGAGCGCCGGGGCACCAACTACCGCAGGCGCCCGGTGGAGATGCACATCTCCGAGATCGGCTTCTGCTCGGGCCACTCGGCCTCGGGCGTGTTCGTCGACGAGTTCGCCCGCACGACGGTGCCCGGCCTCTACGCCGTCGGCGACATGGCGAGCGTGCCCCACAATTACATGCTCGGCGCCTTCGTGAACGGCGGCATCGCCGGGGCCGACGCGGCGGCCTACTGCGCCGCCACGAGCCTCGCCGGTTACGATGACGGCGACCTCGCTGCCGAGCAGGCTCGCGTCCTCGCCCCGACCCGCCGGACCGACGGGCTCACGCCGCACGAGATGGAGTTCAAGACCCGCCGCCTCGTGAACGACTATCTCGAGCCGCCGAAGGTCACGGCCAAGATGGAACTCGGCCAGAGGCGGTTCAGCGAGATCCGCGAGGATCTGTCCCTCCTCTGCGCCCGCGATCCACACGAACTGCACCGGGCGCTGGAGATGCAGACGATCCTCGACTGCGCCGACATGGCGGCGGCGGCCTCGCTCTACCGGACCGAGAGCCGCTGGGGCTTCTACCACCTGCGCGTCGATTACCCGGAGACCGACGACGCCGAATGGGCCTGCCACACGGTGCTGTTCAAGGACGAGCAGGGCCGCATGGCCCACGCCAAGCGGTCAGTCGATCCGTACATCGTCCCCGTCGCCGCCGAGGAGATGGGCGCTTACCACCAGCTCCGCATCAAGACGCCGGTCGCTGCCGAATAGTCAGCCCCTCAATCGGAGACCGATCCATGCCGATCATCA from Methylobacterium radiotolerans JCM 2831 encodes:
- a CDS encoding glyoxalase superfamily protein, which gives rise to MPTIDDAKAMAKRLRAALAVNAIDISHAVSLELIAAELGHRNWNTAAATLKADQSGQILFQQAIPILRIFDVTKAREFYCEFLGFTVTMEHRFEPDLPLYMAVVRAGLELHLSEHHGDASPGSTAYVWMTGIHAFHEELIAKKYGYGRPGIEQLPWGDQIQMSDPFGNRLRFCQKHK
- a CDS encoding DUF971 domain-containing protein is translated as MADQTTGLPNPPPFDPEAIPEAATLSRGGLSLRLEWRDGLAATLPAERLRLRCRCAWCTRDRVENRFPEACSGIAVTTVEPMGGYAVHIAFSDGHARGIFPWSYLRALAVEGPSVARDAPECRAA
- a CDS encoding site-specific integrase; translation: MTLPATLAARARAFADEALSENSRRAYRADWQHYADWCRTHDLEPLPAGPEQVASYLTSMAETHKRATIERRLVTIGQAHKLQGLPWIPAHPAVRAALRGMFRRYGRPKKQAAALGVPETLQIVAACEGTVAALRDRALFLMSFAGAFRRSEIARIRFEDVAFREGAVDVFLPQSKGDQEGEGTIVTVLAGENVATCPVAALRRWLKAAPTENHIFRAVRADGTVMEAGLHPDSIGRIVQKRAAEAGLVAGPRERISAHGFRAGFITEAYRRGSRDEEIMSHSRHRDLKTMRGYVRRAKLSDAHPGRNLGL
- a CDS encoding fumarate reductase/succinate dehydrogenase flavoprotein subunit; translated protein: MSAFESATKTEIIETDILVIGGGTGGPMAAIKAKEADPTLRVVLMEKANVKRSGAISMGMDGLNNAVVPGYATPEQYVKEITVANDGIVNQKAVMAYAQGSFPMIQYLDKLGVKFEKDGSGEYNMRKVHHMGTYVLPMPEGHNVKKVLYRQLRRLQVGVTNRYMATRLLKGADGRIAGAIGVNTRTSEFLVVKAKAVILACGAAGRLGLPASGYLFGTYENAANCGDGYAMAYHAGAQLANLECYQINPLIKDYNGPSCAYVTGPFGGYTANNRGERFIECDYWSGQMMLEFWRELQGGNGPVFLKMDHLREETISEIETILHSNERPSRGRFHERRGTNYRRRPVEMHISEIGFCSGHSASGVFVDEFARTTVPGLYAVGDMASVPHNYMLGAFVNGGIAGADAAAYCAATSLAGYDDGDLAAEQARVLAPTRRTDGLTPHEMEFKTRRLVNDYLEPPKVTAKMELGQRRFSEIREDLSLLCARDPHELHRALEMQTILDCADMAAAASLYRTESRWGFYHLRVDYPETDDAEWACHTVLFKDEQGRMAHAKRSVDPYIVPVAAEEMGAYHQLRIKTPVAAE